Within the Pirellulales bacterium genome, the region CGTCGCGCAGGGTGCGCGAGCCGCTCGTCACCGGCCGCACCTCCGCCCCGAGCAGCTTCATGCTGAACACATTCGGCTTCTGCCGCCGAATGTCTTCCTCGCCCATGTAGACGACGCATTGCAGGCCAAAGCGCGCACAGGCCGTCGCCGTGGCCACGCCATGTTGCCCAGCCCCCGTTTCGGCGATCACGCGGCGCTTGCCCATCCGCACGGTAAGCAGGGCCTGACCGAGCGTGTTGTTGATCTTGTGCGCGCCGGTGTGATTGAGGTCTTCGCGCTTAAGATAGATTTGCGCCCCACCGCAATGCTCGCTCAGCCGCTCGGCATGATAGAGTGGCGACGGCCGGCCGACGTAGTGCCGCAGCAGCCGCTTCAGTTCATTTCGAAACCGCTCGTCGCCGCGCGCCGCTTCGTATTGCGCCGCCAGTTCGTCGAGCGCTCGAGTCAACGTTTCGGGGACAAATCGCCCGCCATAATCCCCGAACCGTCCGGCCTCGGTCGGCACATGTCTGGCGGCGGGCATGTCGGCGGCGGAGCGGGAAGGCGGCATTGGAAAACCCTAAGCGAGGCGAGCGCGGTGCGTAAGCCCTCCATTGTTAATCGCCCGCCGCGCCGGTCAAGCCCTGCAAGGCGCTTGCGAGCGTGCCATTGTCGGCCCAGTCGGAATTGCCTGTCGACAAACTCCTCTCCCTCAGGGAGAGGCTGGGTGAGGGGAAGCGCCAAACGGCTCCACCGTCGCGTGCTTTGTTATTTCTGCAACGGCAATTTGCTAGAATCGGAAGTCAGTCGCTCAAGCTGATTCTTCGCAGGTCAATCCATGCCGGAAAAATACCGTCTGCAATCACAACAAACCGCCGATCGTGTGCACCGACTCCGCGAACAGGCGTTCGCAGACATTCTTCTCGCATGTGGAATTGATCCAGATTCGGGGCCGCGCCGAGCGGACGCAAGGCACCCTCACCCCGCCCCTCTCCCAGAGGGAGATTCGCATGCCCGAACTGCCTGAAGTCGAGACGATGCGCCGCGGCATCCTGGGGATCGTCGGTAGCCGAATCGCTGGCGTCGAGCGAGCGCGCTGCCGCCGCCGGCCGATCGCGATTGAACCCGCCCTGAATCGATTTCGGCGAACAGCGGTGGGCGCGACGATCGCGGGCATCGGGCGGATCGGCAAGCGAGTCGTCGTCCAGCTCGACCGCGACGCGGCAATTGTCTTCGAGCCGCGGATGACAGGGTTGGTGCTGCTGACCGAGCCGCCGACGCTCGAACACCTGCGGCTACGAATCAAACTGGACGCCGGTCCGGCAAAAGAGTTGCTCTATTGGGACCGCCGTGGTCTCGGTTCCGTGCGGCTGCTCTCCAATGCGGAACTCGCTGATCGCTTTGACGAATCGACCCTCGGCCCGGACGCGCTGGCAATTTCCGCCGAGCAATTGGCCGAGCGACTGGGCGCGAGTCGCCGCGCGATCAAGGTGGCCCTGCTCGATCAGCGAGCCGTCGCCGGAATCGGAAACCTGTACGCCGCCGAAATCCTGCATCGCGCCGGCATTCATCCAGCCCGGCGCTGTGATCGATTGAAAGCCACCCACTGGCGGCAACTCCAGTCAGCCATCGTCGAGATTCTCCAAACGGCCATTCGCTTCGAGGGTTCCACGCTTGGCGACGGCACGTATCGCAACGCCTTGAACCAGTCCGGCGGCTATCAAAACCATCATCGCGTTTACGACCGGGCCGGCGAACCGTG harbors:
- the mutM gene encoding bifunctional DNA-formamidopyrimidine glycosylase/DNA-(apurinic or apyrimidinic site) lyase gives rise to the protein MPELPEVETMRRGILGIVGSRIAGVERARCRRRPIAIEPALNRFRRTAVGATIAGIGRIGKRVVVQLDRDAAIVFEPRMTGLVLLTEPPTLEHLRLRIKLDAGPAKELLYWDRRGLGSVRLLSNAELADRFDESTLGPDALAISAEQLAERLGASRRAIKVALLDQRAVAGIGNLYAAEILHRAGIHPARRCDRLKATHWRQLQSAIVEILQTAIRFEGSTLGDGTYRNALNQSGGYQNHHRVYDRAGEPCVNCGAGRIERIVQAQRATFFCPKCQPRRQNA